The Archocentrus centrarchus isolate MPI-CPG fArcCen1 chromosome 7, fArcCen1, whole genome shotgun sequence genome window below encodes:
- the slco4a1 gene encoding solute carrier organic anion transporter family member 4A1, whose translation MPVLLNADTSFSSKQELLDLQDCPLSRGPSLDTPSPADSQTGSPIGSGSRNPDSPVADDTLIFTGASTLPGPIYGGETRSNAETPIGLKLISANTDQLCGWGALTPKGIQVFNTPRWVLFFLCVASFLQGMIINGFINTVITSIERRFDLRSYQAGLIASSYDIAACVCLAFVSYFGGTGHKPRWLGWGVLIMALGSLMFALPHFTTPPYQVSLPEQTGMCSANRTSPCQNKERGGLSSYRFVFMLGQFLHGIGATPLYTLGVTYLDENVNSNYAPVYIGIFYTAAIVGPAAGYLLGGYFLNMYTEIHLTTEMTPENPHWVGAWWIGFLAGGAAALLVAFPILGYPRQLPGSQEYVAMRVSEAHQLKDGSHTTASDPQFGKSVKDMPRSVLLLLKNPTFLFLCLAGATEATLIAGMSTFGPKFLESQFSLSASEAATWFGYMVVPAGGGGTFLGGYIVKKLNLRCRGIIRFCMVCAMVSLVAIFIFLIHCPNVPMAGITVPYQSGLKSKHQLDPYKHIYDSPSKLHLRNSSSLDVGCNAGCSCVRELFNPVCGADGVMYYSPCHAGCTTINYTHHSMGKQVYSGCSCVVGNVSWGEEGFALAGKCGSSCHHMPAFLSLLFIIIGFTFLCSIPALTATLRCVPDSQRSFGLGIQWIVVRTLGGIPGPIAFGSVIDIACLLWQDKCGEQGSCYLYHNFAMSQYTLVAGILYKVLGTIFFLVASVLYQPPPESPQSSCESTDHGMGHGIDLPVKDLPEDGVIVNLHARL comes from the exons ATGCCAGTCTTGCTAAATGCCGACACCTCTTTTAGCTCCAAACAGGAGCTCCTGGACCTGCAGGACTGTCCTCTCAGCAGGGGCCCCTCTTTGGACACCCCTAGTCCTGCGGATTCCCAGACAGGCAGCCCCATAGGCTCTGGTTCCAGAAACCCTGACAGCCCCGTAGCTGATGACACCCTAATTTTCACCGGGGCTTCGACGCTTCCTGGGCCAATATATGGGGGGGAAACAAGATCCAATGCAGAGACTCCTATTGGGCTAAAGTTGATCTCTGCTAacacagatcagctgtgtggctggGGAGCTCTGACCCCCAAAGGCATACAAGTTTTCAACACTCCTCGGTGGGTGTTGTTCTTCCTTTGTGTGGCCTCTTTCCTCCAGGGGATGATAATCAATGGCTTTATTAACACAGTGATCACTTCCATCGAGCGACGCTTTGACCTGCGCAGCTACCAGGCTGGCCTCATCGCCAGTTCCTATGACATCgctgcatgtgtgtgcctgGCTTTTGTCAGTTACTTTGGTGGTACGGGTCACAAGCCCCGCTGGCTGGGATGGGGAGTACTGATCATGGCATTGGGTTCTCTGATGTTTGCCTTGCCTCACTTCACCACACCTCCCTATCAGGTCAGTCTACCTGAGCAAACAGGAATGTGCTCTGCTAACCGTACCAGCCCGTGCCAGAacaaagagagaggaggacTGTCTAGCTATCGCTTTGTGTTCATGCTGGGCCAATTTCTGCACGGTATCGGTGCTACGCCTCTCTACACATTAGGGGTCACATACCTGGATGAGAATGTCAACTCCAACTATGCGCCTGTTTACATAG GGATCTTCTACACAGCAGCCATTGTGGGCCCAGCAGCGGGTTACCTGCTGGGAGGTTACTTCCTCAACATGTACACTGAGATCCATCTAAC GACAGAAATGACTCCAGAGAACCCTCACTGGGTCGGGGCTTGGTGGATTGGCTTTTTAGCAGGAGGAGCGGCCGCTCTACTGGTAGCGTTCCCCATCCTGGGCTACCCACGACAACTACCAG GCTCTCAGGAGTATGTGGCCATGCGCGTGTCTGAGGCCCACCAGCTTAAGGATGGAAGCCACACCACTGCCTCAGACCCTCAGTTTGGCAAATCAGTTAAAGACATGCCAAG ATCTGTGCTGCTCCTCTTAAAAAATCCCACcttcctgttcctgtgtttGGCTGGGGCTACTGAGGCCACCCTCATCGCTGGCATGTCCACCTTTGGTCCAAAGTTCTTGGAGTCACAGTTCAGTCTCAGTGCATCAGAGGCTGCCACATGGTTTG GATATATGGTGGTACCGGCAGGAGGTGGGGGCACCTTCTTGGGTGGCTACATTGTGAAGAAGTTGAACCTGCGCTGTCGAGGTATCATCCGCTTCTGCATGGTGTGTGCGATGGTCAGTCTAGTTGCCATCTTCATCTTTCTCATCCACTGTCCCAACGTGCCCATGGCTGGTATCACAGTGCCTTACCAGTCTGGTCTGAAGTCAAAACACCAACTGGACCCATACAAACACATATATGACAGTCCCAGCAAACTGCACCTCAGAAACAG CTCTTCTTTAGATGTGGGCTGTAATGCAGGTTGTAGTTGTGTCAGAGAGCTCTTCAACCCAGTGTGTGGGGCGGATGGAGTGATGTATTACTCCCCTTGCCACGCTGGCTGCACAACCATCAACTACACCCATCACTCAATGGGCAAACAG GTGTACTCTGGATGTAGCTGTGTGGTGGGTAATGTGTCCTGGGGTGAGGAGGGCTTCGCTCTGGCAGGGAAGTGTGGCAGTTCCTGTCATCACATGCCAGCCTTCCTCTCCTTACTCTTCATCATTATCGGCTTCACCTTCCTCTGTAGCATCCCAGCACTCACTGCCACACTCAG GTGTGTACCAGACAGCCAGAGATCCTTTGGTCTTGGCATCCAGTGGATTGTGGTGCGCACGCTAG gcgGCATACCAGGACCCATAGCATTTGGCTCAGTGATTGACATAGCCTGCTTACTGTGGCAAGATAAGTGTGGCGAGCAGGGATCGTGCTACCTCTATCACAATTTTGCCATGAGCCAGTACACACTGGTAGCTGGAATCCTCTATAAG GTTTTGGGGACCATCTTTTTCCTGGTAGCCAGCGTCCTGTACCAGCCTCCCCCAGAGTCACCACAAAGCAGCTGTGAGAGCACTGACCATGGCATGGGACACGGTATCGATCTTCCTGTGAAAGATCTCCCTGAGGATGGCGTCATTGTCAACCTGCATGCCAGGCTATGA